Below is a window of Solanum stenotomum isolate F172 chromosome 7, ASM1918654v1, whole genome shotgun sequence DNA.
GAGTTTCGGAAATGAACTTAAGTTAACGTAAAATGAGAAAGGAATTCAAAatcaactatttatagatatttcGGAGATACAAATCCAATGTATGAACAAAAGGgtgttttttcttatttattttgtaatagTTTACGTTCAAAACTCGAACAACGTAAAAAATATCTACACAGTCAGATTTgtaattaagtaattataaGTATATCTCTGAAAAAGAAACTGACTTCATCATCTCGACTCCCGTGAGAACTACAAGACGAATGTGACAGCTGAGCATCAAAGACCGATCATAGTACCTTGTTTGATGTAATTTAGAAGAGAGTTCAATTGTTGAGGTTTATGAATTCATGAAATGAACTTAAGTTAACGTTAAAATGATAAATGAATTCAAAATcgactatttatagatatttcAGGGATACAAATTCATTAATCCAATGTATGAACAAAAAggtgtttttttaaataaaaaaaattagttcaaaacataaatatcgtgaaaaaaatatttatacaatcaCATTAGTTATTAAATACTACTTAGTAAATCTCTCAAAAAGGCTGACTTCATCATCTCGATCTCGTAGAATCATGAGATCACCTTGGGGTCGCCTTTCATACTCGAGTATCCAAGACCGATCATATAAccttatttatagttttaatttcaagttatcgtaaaataataattgaatttccAATCAACAATTTAGTAACTAGGTctgaataatatttattactaataaatttcattaaattgtgaaattttattCTCTTGAAAATACGATAAGTTATCTTAATAAACATAAGTTGATAATATAAAAGACAATTACAATTTACTGTTTTTTTACGCTATcaacataaattattattattattattattattattattattattattattgttagagAAATAGTGTTTAGAATGATTTGGACACTGAGCTAATTAGGAAATTGTCACATAGGATTATTGTGCTTTgtcataattaataattatgttgTCTCTGATTATTCGCTAGTTAGATTCAGAGAACATGACCACCTTTTTTAGAAAATTCTTAAATGGAATCTAAAATGGATTAACTACAAGTTTTCTAAAAATGGATTATTACATtactgattaaaaaaattaaatttttttaaaaaaaagaaagtagtgGTTGGTACATTACAGGATAATCACTGTACAATCACATTAGTtattaattacaatattttttacctTAAATTCATTTTACTTACTTGGGattttaaaattagtcattGATTTTATAATCACTCCTAATCAACTTAGTTAAACCTAAGAAGTGGTTGGTACATTACaggataaaattttgaaaatggatTTAGTGTACTTACAAAAAACTTTCCCAAAATGGAATATTTACTATTATCTAATATTTGGTACATTGTTGATTTGAAATAGTAGTACTAAAtagtttgatttattttataaaaaaaaatagtactctAATACtctttataattaaattaataaaattagttggctttttcagaaaattaatttatgacTCTCTTTGTTAGGAAATTCTCAAATTGGAAACTAAATTATTGGATTTTGTGTACTTACAAGTTTGCCAACAAAGGATTGTTAGTGCTATCTAATGTTTGCTGTTTTTTGGATAAAATTtcgatattttaatattaaatggTTTGAGTTTAAACTAATAGGACtcatttaactttaaataaatagtacttgttgaattttatataatttcctCTACGGctctaaaaacatttatatttaTCCTTCGTTGTACTTTTTAAAATGAATGGACTCTTATTGTTAGCCTAATGTTTAAATATGAGTTTTGTCCTAAAGGAGCCAAATGTACATGCAAAATATAGAGGTAGAATTGGTCCTTTTTCAAGTATAAAGATACATCTTCTCTTtagtataattttctttttctttctgtcTTCAAATTTGGTACGTCCATCTGAAATAATCTGATAAATTATACTTATTATTTCGTCGTGACTGAcattattatttgatatttcaGAATCACAAACAagaatttaggatttttcaaAGTATTTGGTGTGTGTTAGTTTATTAATTATTCGAAATTTGTTTAATCGACTCTATTGGGCTCCAAACTTGGTGAGTCAATCTAATACACATTGTAACCAATACTCATTGCTTCGTCGGGACTAACATCATCATTTTTGTCCTTTTGGGATCACGAAacatgaattcaaaattttcagtgTAGTATAATCCATTGATTTTTAGAAAATTGTTTGACTGACTCTGTCGGATCTTATATTTGGTGGTTTTATCCGAAACAACCTGGTGACCAATATCCATTACTTCTCCTGTTGAAATACCTATAGTGAGCTAACATCATATGTAAGACCTGCCTCCAAGAAAAAACACtatcatactttttaaaaaaatcaagagaagtACAATCTTGTATAACTAATTcttataaaagtttttttttttgtttctcacaCACATTCGATATTCGCATTAAGATCCGACTAAATTTGAAATTGCACCAAAAAATCTCATATATAGGGAATAGCCTTTCCTAACAAAGCTAAGGCAACAAAGTGCTTACCAGAGTTCTAACTTAAGAATAAAAGAGCATTTATCACTCTATCCCAGTTCTTAAAGTGTTATTTGGCTTGTTGATACTGAAACCCTAACCactttactaaaaaaaaaacagaactaAACATGACTAGTTTGATGTAACTACTAAAAGTAGTGAGACCAAAAACTTGAGAAAAGAGGCCTACAATTAAGGGCCTAGGCCCTAAAATACATCAATGGGCTGAACTTGATGTAGCCCATATTACATCAAAATGTAAAGGGATCCATTTGACTATTTCTTGCTCAATAAAGCCCATTAAGGAATTTCATCATTTAATACAATAATCTCAGTGTGGTCACTATCCACTACTTGTTAGTGACTATgagagtttttcttttttattaaactcCAAGAATCTTTGGGACCAATTTATGTCAAATAGAATGTAAAAGAAATCCAATAATACTGGTGATTTGGTTCGTAGCAATTCAAGTATATTCAAAACTTATAGTTTACGATATCCTTGGTGATGATATTTTcatcatttcaatttatgtggaataatttgaataagaaagaaataacaatttttttgatgTGCCAAGAGATATATGTGACTATGAGAAACATGTATTATTGGTTCTTGAGCAGAACCATTTGATAGCTTTCTACCTAGATAAATGTCATTAGAcagaatgaaataaataatgagaTAGTCTATGTCTTGTACTGATTATAAGATCACTCTATAAATAAGTCAATTCTAAGTGACTTTCTGTCATTCAAAATATCCCATACTTCTTGTAAGAATGGATCTGCTTAGgttgtataaataaaaatagaaatcgAATCCACAATTATTACATTGAATTGTTGGTATTTTTatgtggggggtgggggggtggggggtggagTTCTATTTGAAAGTTACTAGACCAAGCCACTAGACCACTTGGCCCAACCATTCCCCCTACCAACCAAGGAGTTGTCACTATCTAGCCAAGAcaaacaaagtttttttttgtgtgctaaAAAAGCAAAAAAGTCAGCAGCATGCTTGACATCTTAAATTCCTTAAAACAACAAACATCAATCTGCATATTGAAAAAGACTAATTTGATTGTTGGGAGTCATGTTTCATTGACTACATTCACAAACATGACCAATGCCACAACATTCTTTTATAAAGGCTAGGTCAACTTATGTTCAGCTCGACTAATTTCATAAACTACATGTTACCTCACATCAACACATATACTTGATAACTCTCCACTAAGATTTGGACAGTTAACAATGTTGTGTAGATCCCTCATTTGACTAAACATACTCGCGTTCAAAGACAGTAACAAAAGTGTAAACACTTCGTGTAAATTGGTCAAAATACATGATTCTATCGAGTACTTCCTAGTAATCGTTTCATAAacgagtccaagcaacatagcaTATATTCATTGCCATTTCAAATTACAAAACTTTCAAATCAAACAGACAATGTTATGCAACAAACATAGTTCAATGATTACAAATCCAAAATaagcaaaataaacaaacataaaatgGTTAACTTACATAGTTAACAACAAATTGGACATTGAATCAAACCATTCTCATTGCACTCTCCACATTTCACAGTACTCTTTCCATCCTTAGCCAACAATTTTCTACTCCCATTGCAGTCCATACACATCACAAACCGGATCCCCGCGCAGCCATCACACGTGGCAGCTGCCCTCGGGATCCCGTCTAGTAAAATTCCCAATTTACCCTCCTCTTCCAACTTCAACATTTCATCAGCTCCACCAATCAATCTCCCTTTTACAAACACTAAAGGGACTTTCACCTCTTTTGTCCCCATTAGTCCTCTTAGTTCTTCCTTATACCCCGAATCCATCGATATATCACGTTCAATCACACGAGTATCATTCGATTCGAGTATAGCTCTAGCAGTGTTACAATCCTCAAATGTCTTTCTAATACCCCTCAATGTAGTTGTATAGATTACAACTGCATTTTCACCTTCTGGTGGGCATTTTTTCTCGAATAACTCAAGCATTGTCTCTGCTTCTTGCGAATTCCTAGCTTTTCTAGAAATTGGTGTAGCAAACACCATTTTCTTGAtctgttcttcttcttcagacATCTCTTTCTCGAAAGCTTCCACAAGCTGTGGATCAAACAACGGACTTAAACTCCTCCTCCTCCTCGAAACCACAACAGAATCAACCTTCAAACTATCACATTTCACCTCATTTGGACTCCCCTTCTTCGAAAAATTCAATCTTGGTGACATTTTCCATGGACTCTGCATCAATTTACTCTCTTTCAACACATTTTTTGGGCTAAAATCAACCAAATTACCTTCATTACCTCCATTACCCCTTCCTTTATTCTCCTTTCCACTCAATTTCTTGAATTTACGCGGAGAGCTCATCTGATTCAAGAACTTCAACGGGCTACGAGCATCAATATCGACAAATCCACGAAGAAAAACCCGAGATTTTGGGCTAATCTTGGAATTTTGCACAACAACTTCTTCATCAAGACCTTCCATTAGCTCCCAAGCATTAATAACTTCATGAGATTCTTCATGGGGTggtgatttcttgatttctttcaCACATTCCTTAATAGATAAAGGTGGGTTTCGcgtaaagtttgaatctttttcaagattcaacACACCATAAGTACTTGAAGTTAAAGAAACAACATGGTCAGGGTAATCATCAccattttttctcaatttttttttcttggagaGTTTGGACGGCACACAACCCATTGATTTGGGGGTGGTGGggtgtgggggtggggtggatTTTTTCAGACAAGAATTTGCATTTGGTTTTTGTTGGGtttttgaagaagatgaaagtgGGAAAGTTTCAgtttaaggaaaataataataaaaacatcaaCGGTTATGACTGTCCCTATAACGGGCCCAAACGGTCGAAAATTTCGAATGAAACATGTTGGggtaaatttttttaacaagTCCTCCATTTTTTCCTTATATTCATTAAAAACACCACtatcatatttctcaaaaaaaaaaaaacgcgTAAATATGTTATTGAACTATCAGAAATATGATTATGTTACCGTTAATAATCGGGGGATGAAAACGTCATTATCGTGATACGTGAGTCGTGACATGTTTTTATGAGATTGGTATGATTTTTAAAAACACCACTTTcatatttctctaaaaaaaagcataaatatgttattaaacTATTAGAAATATGACTATGTACCCATTAATGATCGGGGGATGAAAATGTTATTGTAGTGAGTCGTGACatatttttatgagatttgtATGATCTGAATTAGTAAAAGAATTAAACTTGATCTGGATTTGACGATGTTGATGCTCGTAgccagttgaaattcttgaatcaaATGAGCTCACCGCGGAAAATTCAAGAAATTGGATGGGAAGGAGAATAAAGGAGGAAGAGTTAATGGAGGTAATGAAGCTAATTTGTCGGTGAAATGAATGAAATCATTAGATTTTCGTTTGGATCGAGATAATGACATAGTAGTTAgaagtgagtggcaatagagAGTTACATGTTTGACGACCAGTATTATTTGAGTATTTACAGTGAACTGGTAGAAGCGGCATATGCCACTTCTCTAGTTCTATGGCAaccatatagttttttttttgtgtgttgtgTTGCTAATCACTAACAACACTGCATCCGATTTTATAAgccaattttttatatatatttgtcacGTGTCGTTCGATTAAATCACCCACGTCGCATAATTAATCTAATTCGTCTATTTTAACGCGTTGAACTATCAAAAATGGTATGTTCATGACACTCGTTAATATAGTTAGGCATAAAAATGTCACCATCGTGACACATTTGTCCCTCATCCAACTAATCACTAGCAACCtacatatttgatttttaaagctaaaatctTTATCTTAAATATCATATCACGTGTCGTTCAATCAAACGACCTACATCACCTAACATATTCCATGTATTTTAATACATTCCATTTTATTTGTCACACACAATATGTTgatcatgaaaaaataaattttaattttatttattaaaatttaacgtttattactatattaaaaattatatttattagcaaggatataactttattttataaccaAACCCATCCCAACAAACATGgaatatcttcataaattctcctttccctttttaattattgtccTTTTGAAGGTCAACTAAATAAAACCTAGTGAAGTtaataatttacatatttattacataattcttttaaattattatctttattttttcttttgaaaatgcACCCTctttgttaaaaaattatttatttatagccTATACTTTATAGGGGACTTTAGTAGTAAATGAGATTTGCCTTGACATTGTAAATGTCAACATTCTTCGAAGCATAGGGACAAGTAGATTAATGCTTATGAGAAGAGACAaaaaagttgtcaattatcaagAATGTTGGTAGTTaaaaattgtcatttataaTTAACACAACTACACTCCCAAAAAATAATGGACCTTCATATGGATATCATATTTAAAGTCTTGTTAAAAATTAGTGGAGTCAAATGGACGAGATGaacaaattgaattaaatttgaacaGATCAAAATTGATATATGGATAGGTTATTAACTCATTCGTCAAAGGTTATTTAGATTAAGATTAGCTAAGTAACGAGTCAAAGGTCAACCCTCCCAATATATACCGACTCTTAGCTAgtgtttgaccatagattttggattagattttgaaaatttatttttagttaactCGTTCAAAGGTTATTTGGGTTAAGATGAGCTAAGTAATGGGTCATAGGTCAACACTACCACTCTTACAAACTCTTAGCTCgcgtttgaccatagattttagatcaaattttgaaaatttatttttaattaatcgTTTAAACTTTAAAGGTTACTTGGGTTGAGATGAGCTAAGTACTCTCAACTCTTATCTAGTGTTTGACTATAGATTTTGgattagattttgaaaatttatcttcaatTAACTCGCTTGAAGGTTACTTGGGTCGAGATTTGCTAAGTAATGGGTCAAAGGTCAACACTCCCAACATTTTTCAACTCTTATCTAGCGTTTGATCATAGATTTtggatcaaattttaaaaatttatattcaaaatatttgtttgaccatgaaatttgatcagattttaaaattttgatctttaatattttcaagttctcaAAAATTGGCTtagatcatttttttaaaaaaatttaggacTTCcactcacaattttttttaaaaaaataaagtaaaataaaataaatgtccaacaaaactttaaaaattaaaattttcaagttttaagTGTCTGCTTCAAAATCTATGTCCCGACGGatgctattttatttttggttttcttataatttatttggttATCTCAtaaaactctttttttctttgttgtgaTAATATATAGcatatcaaatttaaaaaaattaaaatataataaaagactTGAACAAAAGTGAATTTGGGCCAAAGCAGGAAGAAGCTATTCTGGGCCTTTTCGAATGGGCCGAGCCCAGTCCAACAAGTTAGCTATCATGGCCTTCAAACAATAGGCCCACCTTTTGTTGTTCCAAGTGAAAATGAAGCATTTTTATCCGTAATAATTTAGCTAGCATTTGGTCATAGATTTCTTtattagattttgaaaatttatcttcaaatatttgtttgattatgaaatttgactaaatattaaaaatctatcttcaaatatatgtttgatcatgaaatttgactagattttgaaaatttatcttcaaaCATTTGCTTGACAATTAAATTTGATAAGGTTTTGAAAATCtatcttcaaatatttatttgaccattaattttaaccaattttttgaaaaaacaatcTTCAAATATCTGTTGACCGTGAAATTTGAcctgattttgaaaaaaagctatctttaaatatatattgtctagatttgaaattttgatcttcaaatatatgtttgaccATGAAATTTGACCAATTTTTGCAAAATCAATCATCAAATATATGTTGACCATGAAATTTCGAccaagattttaaaaaaatctatctCTAAATATCTTTTTGACTATGATATTTGActagattttaaaatttaatcatattttaaaaatctgatcttcaaatattttcaatttcctAGCATGTTTTTGGGACTTCCGCTCACAAATacttcaattatttttcaagtagTATATTCAAACACAAccacaaaattttatattttcaaatttcaaaatataattttaaaatctataaTCAAATAGGATCTTAAATAAAAGTCTAAGATATGTGGAAAACCTAATTGATCacattaaataaagtaaaatttactTGTAATAATTTATGATTTGACACATAGAAAAGTGTAATAATTTGGCGTGTTTGAAATAATATAAGTTGTTATTAGTTTATCGTAACAAATTAAGCCTTTTgttatacaatataatataatggtTAACTTAAATTGACTTGTGCATGACTATGGTAACATGATTTAAATCTCTCCAATATTAATTAGAAGTCTCGTACTTTAACTCCGTCTTCAACACGAATGTCGAACacgaattcataaatcaaacaataatatatttcttttttctttgttctttttcccaATAAAGCACTGTCCACACTTCCACCAAACGTGTATAAGCAAATAGTAGCAAAATCAGAACTTTATTCTAAAAAGTAATGCTTTATCGATTTCGTTTTATGCAATATATTACTTTTAAgagaataatatatttgatttatataataaatattttaattctgaacctttcatcttcttcttttttaaagaaGTTTTACCGTCACACATATTTTATAGcacatttaaaatacaaatataaaattaatcttGTAGTTGGATTTCAAgaattttcttaagaaattaaATGACAAGTCAAAttctattaaataaaaatataaaccgAAGATGTAGTTCATTTTTACTATCAATCGATGTGGTGGAACAGATGAGATCCTAACTCCAATTCCCTCTTTGAAAGTAAAGAAGTTTTGATAAAAAGTGTTTCTCTTAAATTTATCATACACAACGCGAATCTAAATTAGTCGGACGAGCagatatatatttcttttcaaagtAAGCATGTTCTTGGAATTTGGGATTATATCAACTTTGTGTGGCGGCTTTACTACATGATATATGAATAAATAGTGACAACAAAGAAGTCCAAGGTGGTGTGcacatttttttgtttattaccTTTTTCCCTATGATGTTCGTGTTTATATTTAAATccaattaatttgaatttacgtATTTCAGGGCTTATTTTGGAGGGCAGTGCAATTAGCAtgattttatttcatattcaGAATTtgaacacaatttttttaattaaagatgaaagaatCTCAATCATCCCCATCATAATTCAGGCTGGTTAGTTATTTCTATATACCTTTCACCCTTTGCTTCTTTGAGTAGTActcatattatttttgtttcttttttacatTGGTGTGTTGGACTAGTTGAGTTAAGTCAATTatcttgttatatttttttaaagttttgcATTTGATATTTGTATTGCGATAGCTTGATTGATTTGAATTTGTGCCACAAAAAGCTATAAAGGAGAAGTACTTCTTATTAACATTGTTTCATGCGTAAGCTTCAAATTCGAAATAtctgattaaaaaataaagaaatctcATTCACCTGGTTACAATTCTGAGTGGTGATTAATGAATTATGGAAGAAGAATTAGCTCATATAACACTAGTACTAAATAGAATGTATCAATAATGTTATAGAGTATTATTAGTTACGTTGAGACTATTTTCTATCTTTATCCACGTATAACTAATATCATAATTTGCTATGTatacattagttatacaccctaaTACTGAATAAAGAGTAAaactaatacatatattaaaactgtttaaaaacaaaGGTATATAACATTTGATACTTGATTAAATATTGGTCCCATCATTGGGGGGTTAACAAGGCACACAAGCTATGGCGCAAAAACCTCATACATTTGTTCTACAAGAGAGAAAATAAGGCTGTGTTCGAGTTCATGGCTGAATGGTTAAAGCGCTCAATTGTACCAGAGCAACTAGAAAGAGATTCTTTAACCAAAACGAATTTGATTCAAAACACTTAAGAGGAAGCACTTCAACCATcaattttcctcttcttctttgatTTTTGATCTTGAGAGTGATCGAAGGATCCTGAAGAGGTCAATGCACTACGACCACTTTTGCCTGAATCTTGAAGAGATTGGTTATTGGATTTTGCAGGGCCGCCATCACTGTGTTTAAACTTGGTAGATTTGGATGAACTCCCTGATCGCATAATACTCCGTGTTCTAGTACTTTGACTAGGAGTTGCAAAGTGACGAGACGAATTGGTCAATGTAGTACCAGACGATCTCAGAGCCATCATCTGCTTCAAGTTTATGCTGTTCTGTTTAAGCTCACTTGGTTCCGGATAATGGATTAGGGAAACACGCCGGGAAATTTTGCCAGCTGCCAAAACATGCAAAAATCTGCTCAAACGCCTTGATTTTGTGCTTCAATGGAAAACTAGCAGCATTCGGATCATATAGAGGTTCACATTAAGGAATAACAGTAAGTTCTACCAAAAATATAAACAGAGGAGCATTAGTAGTTGGAGTATGTGCAAGTTCCGCACAAACTAAGAGAGCGCAGTAAAATCTCACTATGCAAACAAAACGAGCTTCAGTACTCACATGACAATAATGCATGGTACAACATAATGGTATGAAGCATGACACCTCAACTGTCAATAGAAAAGCTTTGACTTGACACCAACAtcacaaaagaagaaataaaaattggcATATCCAATGGGACATTGCAGTATTGCACGTTTTGAGTGTCGAGGTCATGAGTGAATAAGCAGACAAGTGGATAGTAAAATGCAAAGGAACTAAGAGTTACCAATTTTTGGCTCAGACTCAGATGATAGAAAGACCACCGCATCTGGGTCCTGCGCTCTACAACTGACCACTTCATATGATTTACCTGTTACAAAAGCAATCATTGAGCAAGacattaagaaattaaaagcATCTTTCATTCTCTTAAAAGGCCTGCTATGAAAATTAGAGGTGCTGAGGTGGGGAGACAAACTCAATTAGATGTAAATGTTATTCTTATGACTGTACTTGCCAGATGAATCCTCAAAGCTGCCCATGTGCCCATCATGATGGAGTTTCAACGAAACTTCTTGCCCATCAAGACCTGGATGCTGGAGTAGCCAATTCGAAATGTCAAAACTCGGAACCGATGTAAGTGACAAGGactgaaaaatatattaacaaccTCAACTCCTCAAGTACACACCCAACATTAAGAATCATTCTCATTCCATTCAAAATCATAGTAAATCTCATAAGTAAACTCTCTCTTTGCTTAGAAACTAGGAAAGGACCGGAAATTTTACATGGCTTGTCCCAGAAAAGGAAATAGAGAGATGGAAAATCTCTTCATTAGTTGGATATTTTTCACCTGATTGGGAAAATAAAGCACCTTATTACATCCTAAAAGTGGAAGAACAATAAATTCTCATGAATCTTACTTGATTAAAGGGCCACTGTATAAGCCAGAGCTCAGTTGAGTCCGTAATGTTAAGATTGACAAGTGAATCCTTTTTGACCTCCTCAAATTCTGATGGTGGTTTGTAGCTCAGTTCATTCGGAGCGTCCATAATGATGGAATATATTCAATAAGAGCACTTGAAAATGGCAGCCTAAACAGCTCCTGAACCAAAGGTTTACACAGAAAAGCACAAACAACATAAGAtaactcaaaatttgaaaatctttggagtTAATAGACCTTtgaccaacaacaacaataaacccagtgaaatcccacaaagtggggtttgaggagggtagagtgtaaATAAACCTTTCTACTACCTCTCCGAGgtaaagaggttgtttccaaaagACCCTCGACTTAAGCAAATCAAACCAGTAATTAAGAGAAAAACATGACAACAAATAGCAAAGTAGTGCGGTGCATATATGCAAGAAACCATGACATTAACAACAAGGTGCAGTCACCTAAACGCAAAATGCATTAAATCACAGATGATAATTAGAAACCCAAAACCAAAGACTACATGAATAAGCTAATACTATGACCAACACGGAGCTCCACTCAGCCAAAGACATGAATATGCTAGTAATAAGAACACCCGTCAACTAACTACTAACCTTCTAACCTTATTCACAGCCTCTATAccctcctatctaaggtcaaATAGTCTTCCCGTTCCGTCATGTGGCTTTATGTTCTTCATGTAGCATTCAAACTGAATCCTAGATAAGTTGCAATGTTACATATCGTGcataatcacctctccccaatacttatTTGGCCTACCTCTGCCTCTCCTCGAGTCCATCAAGAGTGGATTAAACTTGATAAGACTTAAAATTCGCACAATCACAGTCTATATCTAATGTTCAAATCACTTGAACTCCTAAACACAAACTCCTACAAATTAATTTAAGAGTTGAATAAGGCACTTTCTATCTGAATAACAACTATTAGTTCAGTTCCCATGACAGACACTCAAATTCTCATGTGCCAAAATTTCAGGAAAATAGAGTATGAATTCAAAGAATAAACCAGGTACTATGTAAACTAAGTTAAACATACTGAGAAGAGGGACTAAGAGACGAGAGTGAGAGACACACACACCGCTGCCCTGCTAGTCGACGACGGTTTCTGCGCTGCTGCCCTGCTGGTAGCCGACGGTGGCTGCG
It encodes the following:
- the LOC125871621 gene encoding uncharacterized protein At5g39865 — its product is MGCVPSKLSKKKKLRKNGDDYPDHVVSLTSSTYGVLNLEKDSNFTRNPPLSIKECVKEIKKSPPHEESHEVINAWELMEGLDEEVVVQNSKISPKSRVFLRGFVDIDARSPLKFLNQMSSPRKFKKLSGKENKGRGNGGNEGNLVDFSPKNVLKESKLMQSPWKMSPRLNFSKKGSPNEVKCDSLKVDSVVVSRRRRSLSPLFDPQLVEAFEKEMSEEEEQIKKMVFATPISRKARNSQEAETMLELFEKKCPPEGENAVVIYTTTLRGIRKTFEDCNTARAILESNDTRVIERDISMDSGYKEELRGLMGTKEVKVPLVFVKGRLIGGADEMLKLEEEGKLGILLDGIPRAAATCDGCAGIRFVMCMDCNGSRKLLAKDGKSTVKCGECNENGLIQCPICC
- the LOC125871635 gene encoding mediator-associated protein 2, with protein sequence MDAPNELSYKPPSEFEEVKKDSLVNLNITDSTELWLIQWPFNQHPGLDGQEVSLKLHHDGHMGSFEDSSGKSYEVVSCRAQDPDAVVFLSSESEPKIAGKISRRVSLIHYPEPSELKQNSINLKQMMALRSSGTTLTNSSRHFATPSQSTRTRSIMRSGSSSKSTKFKHSDGGPAKSNNQSLQDSGKSGRSALTSSGSFDHSQDQKSKKKRKIDG